The Micromonospora sp. WMMD961 genome has a segment encoding these proteins:
- a CDS encoding ABC transporter permease, with protein sequence MTVLAVPMAETAAGVTRRTRVLRRLRRNPLAVVSFVVLALAGVIALLSPWIAPYSVDQTDFARTLAPPGTAGHVLGTDDLGRDVLSRIMLGARASLQVGLLAVATSLLIGVPLGLAAGYFRAWDAVISRFTDLLLAFPFLIMAVGLAAIRGASLGNAAVAIGIAQIPGVIRVVRSDTLRLKSLDFVAAAVVDGASDLWVLARHILPNATSVILVQATVAIPAAILGEAVLSFLGLGIQPPAPSLGTMLATAQQFAARAPWAAVFPGVVIMGLALAFNVFGDALRDALDPKGDRR encoded by the coding sequence ATGACCGTCCTCGCCGTACCGATGGCCGAGACCGCCGCCGGCGTCACCCGGCGTACGCGGGTGCTGCGCCGGTTGCGTCGCAACCCTCTCGCCGTGGTGAGCTTCGTCGTCCTCGCGCTGGCCGGCGTCATCGCGCTGCTCTCTCCGTGGATCGCGCCCTACTCCGTCGACCAGACCGACTTCGCCCGTACTCTCGCACCACCCGGCACCGCCGGGCACGTGCTCGGCACCGACGACCTCGGTCGGGACGTCCTCTCCCGCATCATGCTCGGCGCCCGGGCGTCGTTGCAGGTGGGGCTGCTGGCGGTGGCCACCTCCCTGCTCATCGGGGTGCCACTCGGGCTGGCGGCCGGTTACTTCCGGGCTTGGGACGCGGTCATCTCACGCTTCACCGACCTGCTGCTCGCCTTCCCGTTCCTGATCATGGCGGTGGGGTTGGCGGCCATCCGGGGAGCCAGCCTCGGCAACGCCGCGGTGGCCATCGGCATCGCCCAGATTCCCGGGGTGATCCGGGTCGTCCGCTCGGACACGCTGCGCCTCAAGTCGTTGGACTTCGTCGCGGCGGCAGTGGTGGACGGGGCGAGTGACCTGTGGGTGCTGGCCCGGCACATCCTGCCGAACGCGACGTCGGTGATCCTGGTGCAGGCCACGGTCGCCATCCCGGCCGCGATCCTCGGTGAGGCGGTGCTGTCCTTCCTCGGCCTCGGCATCCAGCCACCGGCACCCAGCCTGGGCACCATGCTGGCGACCGCCCAGCAGTTCGCCGCCCGGGCACCGTGGGCGGCGGTCTTCCCCGGCGTGGTGATCATGGGCCTGGCGCTGGCGTTCAACGTCTTCGGTGACGCCCTGCGCGACGCCCTCGACCCGAAGGGAGACCGCCGATGA